Proteins encoded in a region of the Malaciobacter mytili LMG 24559 genome:
- a CDS encoding metallophosphoesterase family protein produces MKIVHFSDTHLGFNDLDVLTSDGINQREADFYKAFDDIVKKIEVIKPNYIIHTGDLFHRSSPSNRAISFALEKFNQLNNLNIPIILIAGNHSTPRTIQAKPILSIFNNFQNIFCAYSCKYEKFEFKDIVFHTIAHLNDENSIYKHLETLENSISKTKKNIMMLHCSVGASFLMSEFGEFVYPKEKEYLFEKMDYVALGHWHGFSKVGKFNNVYYSGSSERTSLGDKRNNKGFILADLTKELKVEFHKIKIRDFISFEIDALTFDEQLNKIEPEKYKGFIIEIIIKNLTALKSIDISNQQLKQYFNQALQVVVKREFIKEENQVFEDIQAISLKDYFTEFLENSCSSEEFNRLKLKADELFAKYEENYDDSI; encoded by the coding sequence TTGAAAATAGTACATTTTAGTGATACTCATTTGGGATTTAATGATTTAGATGTTTTAACAAGTGATGGAATAAATCAAAGGGAAGCTGATTTTTATAAGGCTTTTGATGATATTGTAAAAAAAATAGAAGTAATTAAGCCAAACTATATTATACATACTGGTGATTTATTTCATAGAAGTAGCCCAAGTAATAGAGCTATTTCTTTTGCTTTAGAAAAATTTAATCAGCTAAATAATTTAAATATTCCCATAATTTTGATTGCAGGAAACCATTCAACTCCAAGAACAATTCAAGCAAAACCTATTTTATCAATTTTTAATAACTTTCAAAATATTTTTTGTGCTTATTCTTGTAAATATGAAAAGTTTGAGTTTAAAGATATAGTATTTCACACTATTGCTCATTTAAATGATGAAAATAGCATATATAAGCATTTAGAAACTTTAGAAAATAGTATAAGTAAAACTAAGAAGAATATAATGATGCTTCATTGTAGTGTAGGAGCTAGTTTTCTAATGAGTGAATTTGGTGAATTTGTTTATCCTAAAGAAAAAGAGTATCTATTTGAAAAAATGGATTATGTAGCTTTAGGACATTGGCATGGTTTTTCTAAAGTAGGCAAATTTAATAATGTATATTATAGTGGAAGTAGTGAAAGAACTTCTTTAGGAGATAAAAGAAATAATAAAGGGTTTATTTTAGCTGATTTAACTAAAGAGTTAAAAGTTGAATTTCATAAGATTAAAATAAGAGATTTCATCTCTTTTGAAATAGATGCTTTAACTTTTGATGAGCAGTTAAATAAAATAGAGCCTGAAAAATATAAAGGTTTTATTATTGAAATTATAATTAAAAATTTAACTGCTTTAAAATCAATTGATATTTCAAACCAACAATTAAAACAATATTTTAATCAAGCCTTACAAGTTGTTGTAAAAAGAGAATTTATAAAAGAAGAAAATCAAGTTTTTGAAGATATTCAAGCTATTAGTTTAAAAGATTATTTTACTGAATTTTTAGAAAATAGTTGTAGTAGTGAAGAGTTTAATAGATTAAAATTAAAAGCTGATGAGTTATTTGCTAAGTATGAGGAGAATTATGATGATTCTATCTAG